The window GAAGAAACTTACGACAGATTCATTCTTAAAATTACTGCTTTTTGCACAGCTTCATGAAACGGAAAGTCTGCACGCGCTGAGTGATTGTCTTTTTAATAAACATCTTCAAGTCAGCACAAACCTTGATTCTATAAGCGTTTCTCAATTATCCCGCAGGCTCAATGGAATGAATCCCGTGCTATTTCAACAACTTTTTCTTGATTTAGTCGCGCAAATTCATCAAAAAACAAATTATGCCAAAATCACTATGCCTTTAAAAATCATTGATTCGAGCACATTGCCACTCAATTTAACCAATCACCGATGGGCTAAATTCCGCAAAACGAAAGCTGGGGTAAAGCTTCATTTACGTCTTGTGTTTATGGAAAAAGGAACGTCCTATCCTGAAAAAGCCGTGCTTACAACAGCGAATGAACATGATCGTAATCAGCTTGAAGTCATGGTTGATGACAAGGAATGCATGTATGTTTTCGACCGTGGATATTTAGATTACGAACGTTTCGATCGCATGACAGATGACGGCTACTTTTTCTTATCCAGACTACGTAAAAATGCAGTAATCCATGAATGTGAAGACTTCCAATTGCCAGAAGGCACAACGGTATTATCGGATCAAGCGGTGTTG of the Sporosarcina sp. FSL K6-1508 genome contains:
- a CDS encoding IS4 family transposase, encoding MDKITRKTSFGQWFSPINIQLVEENVKTMRLDAYTKKLTTDSFLKLLLFAQLHETESLHALSDCLFNKHLQVSTNLDSISVSQLSRRLNGMNPVLFQQLFLDLVAQIHQKTNYAKITMPLKIIDSSTLPLNLTNHRWAKFRKTKAGVKLHLRLVFMEKGTSYPEKAVLTTANEHDRNQLEVMVDDKECMYVFDRGYLDYERFDRMTDDGYFFLSRLRKNAVIHECEDFQLPEGTTVLSDQAVLIGTTQNRAENIFRLLKVIDSKGNELQLITNRFDLSADEISEMYKSRWAIELFFKWIKQHLNIKKFYGQSEWAIHNQVYIALIVYCLNVLVQIKTRSKHKILKISRYLKASLWKPAHIWIRKIKGTAVP